A single genomic interval of Halococcus sediminicola harbors:
- a CDS encoding group I truncated hemoglobin, whose translation MSDTDSTGADSENREVTPDDAAADAETKPEAASAGDGESLYERLGGAYGIAGAVDDLVDRLYHNDAANQNPAVQEFHHEGGEAGFKYLVTAWSIEATGGPKVYAGRDMEEAHLDLEVSDREFDIVYTAIKQTLQQVGVPEREETEFMEIIENYRNMVVYDRDYEDDPGYVESPGTH comes from the coding sequence GTGTCTGACACAGATAGCACGGGTGCCGATTCGGAGAACAGGGAGGTCACACCGGACGATGCCGCGGCGGACGCGGAGACCAAGCCGGAAGCCGCGTCGGCCGGCGACGGGGAGTCGCTGTATGAGCGCCTCGGCGGTGCCTACGGCATCGCCGGCGCGGTGGACGACTTGGTCGACCGCCTGTATCACAACGATGCCGCCAATCAGAACCCCGCGGTCCAGGAGTTCCACCACGAGGGCGGCGAGGCGGGGTTCAAGTATCTCGTGACGGCGTGGTCCATTGAGGCGACCGGCGGGCCGAAGGTCTATGCGGGGCGTGACATGGAGGAGGCACACTTAGACCTCGAAGTCAGCGACCGCGAGTTCGACATCGTGTACACGGCGATCAAGCAAACCCTCCAACAGGTCGGCGTACCCGAGCGGGAGGAGACGGAGTTCATGGAGATCATCGAGAACTATCGGAACATGGTGGTCTATGACCGTGACTACGAGGACGATCCGGGCTACGTCGAGAGTCCGGGCACCCACTGA
- a CDS encoding acyl-CoA mutase large subunit family protein: MFDAEDLADIRAAKDDWEEETLAPTLDRFGERKEEFTTDTDGHEIDRLYTPDDVGERDYDDDFGFPGEEPYTRGVYPTMYRGRLWTMRQYAGMGTARETNERYQYLIDEGQTGLSMAFDLPTQMGYDSDAGMAAGEVGKSGVAIDSIHDMETVFEGIDLEEVSTSMTINAPASILLAMYIAVGDRKGVDREDLRGTIQNDVLKEYVARNTYIYPPEPSMRIITDIFEFCAAEVPNFNTISISGYHIREAGSSAAQEIAFTLGDGIEYVERALDAGLAVDEFAPQLSFFFASYNNVFEEVAKFRAARRMWAKIMDERFGAESPKSKQLKFHTQTAGSTLTAQQIDNNIVRVAYQALAGVLGGTQSLHTNGKDEALALPTEESVRTALRTQQILAHESGAADTIDPLAGSYYVESLTDELEEEAFDILESVDERGGMLQAIDDQWVQREVQDVAFERQREIESGERTIVGVNEYQVDEEPEVDIEEVTEEDQQRQRERLQEVRDGRDDSTVEDALAALHDAAAGEENLMPYIIDAVKAEATTGEIADAMRDVFGEHQGGATL; this comes from the coding sequence ATGTTCGATGCGGAGGACCTCGCCGACATCCGCGCGGCGAAAGACGACTGGGAAGAGGAGACGCTCGCGCCGACGCTCGATCGCTTCGGCGAACGGAAAGAGGAGTTCACGACCGACACCGACGGCCACGAGATAGACCGCCTCTACACGCCCGACGATGTCGGCGAGCGCGATTACGACGACGATTTCGGCTTCCCGGGCGAGGAACCCTACACTCGTGGTGTCTATCCGACGATGTATCGCGGGCGGCTCTGGACGATGCGCCAGTACGCCGGGATGGGTACCGCCAGAGAGACCAACGAGCGCTACCAGTACCTCATCGACGAGGGCCAAACGGGACTGTCGATGGCCTTCGATCTGCCCACACAGATGGGCTACGATTCGGACGCCGGGATGGCCGCCGGCGAGGTCGGCAAATCCGGCGTGGCCATCGACTCGATTCACGACATGGAGACCGTCTTCGAGGGTATCGATCTGGAGGAAGTCTCGACGAGCATGACTATCAACGCGCCTGCCTCGATCCTGTTGGCGATGTACATCGCCGTCGGCGACCGGAAGGGCGTCGACCGCGAGGACCTCCGTGGGACCATCCAGAACGACGTCCTCAAGGAGTACGTCGCGCGCAACACCTACATCTATCCGCCGGAGCCGTCGATGCGAATCATCACCGACATCTTCGAGTTCTGTGCGGCGGAGGTGCCGAACTTCAACACCATCTCGATCTCGGGCTATCACATTCGCGAGGCCGGCTCCTCGGCGGCCCAAGAGATCGCCTTCACGCTCGGTGACGGCATCGAGTACGTCGAGCGCGCGCTCGATGCCGGTCTCGCGGTCGACGAGTTCGCTCCCCAACTGTCCTTCTTCTTCGCCTCGTACAACAACGTCTTCGAGGAGGTCGCCAAGTTCCGGGCCGCCCGCCGGATGTGGGCGAAGATCATGGACGAGCGCTTCGGTGCGGAAAGTCCGAAATCCAAACAGCTCAAGTTCCACACCCAGACTGCCGGCTCGACGCTGACCGCCCAGCAGATCGACAACAACATCGTCAGAGTGGCGTATCAGGCGCTCGCCGGCGTTCTGGGTGGGACCCAGAGCCTCCATACGAACGGGAAAGACGAGGCGCTCGCCCTGCCGACCGAGGAGAGCGTGCGCACGGCGCTCAGAACCCAGCAGATCCTCGCCCACGAGTCGGGCGCGGCCGACACCATCGACCCGCTCGCGGGCAGTTACTACGTCGAGAGCCTCACCGACGAACTGGAAGAAGAAGCCTTCGATATCCTCGAATCGGTCGACGAACGGGGTGGCATGTTACAGGCCATCGACGACCAGTGGGTCCAGCGGGAGGTCCAGGACGTGGCCTTCGAGCGCCAGCGCGAGATCGAGTCGGGCGAACGGACGATCGTCGGCGTCAACGAGTATCAAGTCGACGAAGAACCCGAAGTCGACATCGAGGAAGTCACCGAGGAGGACCAACAGCGCCAGCGCGAGCGCCTCCAGGAAGTCAGGGACGGGCGCGATGATTCGACTGTGGAGGACGCGCTCGCCGCGCTCCACGACGCCGCCGCTGGCGAGGAGAACCTGATGCCGTACATCATCGACGCGGTGAAAGCCGAAGCCACGACCGGCGAGATCGCCGACGCGATGCGCGACGTCTTCGGCGAACATCAAGGCGGGGCCACGCTTTGA
- a CDS encoding GNAT family N-acetyltransferase has translation MYVRNARNREEVWLLDHIEDMGLDAAAFRSRDYVIAIDEQSNEKVGFGRVRIHRGDERVCELTGIGVLERWRGQGVGAHVIERLLDRAGDEGFETVYSLTDEAQYLERFGFERRDRADLPAKLDERLDEKHEDSVPDAVPLSVSIEEFAMPERLRERFKNASAAGEDDENEETPEDFGIDTENATYKYDTG, from the coding sequence ATGTACGTCCGGAACGCGAGAAATCGCGAGGAGGTCTGGCTTCTGGACCACATCGAGGACATGGGTCTCGACGCTGCCGCCTTTCGGTCCCGGGATTACGTCATCGCCATCGACGAGCAAAGCAACGAAAAGGTAGGGTTCGGTCGGGTTCGCATCCACCGTGGTGACGAACGGGTCTGCGAACTCACCGGCATCGGCGTGCTCGAACGGTGGCGCGGACAGGGCGTCGGCGCACACGTCATCGAGCGCCTGCTCGACCGGGCGGGAGACGAGGGCTTCGAGACGGTGTATTCGCTCACCGACGAGGCTCAGTATCTCGAACGGTTCGGTTTCGAGCGCCGCGACCGGGCGGACCTCCCCGCGAAACTCGACGAACGACTCGACGAGAAGCACGAGGACAGCGTTCCCGATGCGGTCCCCCTATCGGTATCCATCGAGGAATTTGCGATGCCCGAACGCCTCCGCGAGCGGTTCAAGAACGCCAGCGCCGCCGGTGAGGACGACGAAAACGAGGAAACACCGGAAGACTTCGGCATCGACACCGAGAACGCGACCTACAAGTACGACACCGGGTAG
- a CDS encoding short-chain fatty acid transporter, with product MSADAGGTVVQRLGSRIADVVERWMPSPFLFAIILSYIVFLGGIVIEGAGPGAMVGYWYDGFWTLLTFAMQMVLILATGYVLAYHPLVRRAIERVAAIPNSGKQAVVLVGVLAMVVSWVQWGLGLIVGAVLAREMGRQADRRGLAVHYPLLCVAGYMGLGLTWHWGLAGSAPLLMNTPGNVFIEQGIVDGLISTSQTIFSTYSLALTVLGIAYAAIALYLLSPSPEEAEGITEFVPKSQLGGAAADGGQEPPTDSAVESAGGERTIGDRINNSRAVGAVIALTGVAVALWTFSQEGLGALNLNVVNFAFLFIGLALFTRPRAYENEFGEAVMATSGIILQFPFYAGIIGMMNSSGLSTTLAEALVSVSTPTTFPAIAWITAGFINFFVPSGGGEWTVVGQTVLQAANELGVPPGKAVVAYAVGDAHTNLFQPFWALPLLGITGIRARDMFGYAATMLLLLIPFLAVALVVIPY from the coding sequence ATGTCAGCAGACGCCGGCGGAACGGTGGTTCAGCGCCTCGGGTCGCGCATCGCGGACGTGGTCGAACGGTGGATGCCGAGTCCGTTTCTGTTCGCCATCATCCTGAGTTACATCGTCTTCCTCGGCGGCATCGTCATCGAGGGCGCAGGCCCAGGGGCGATGGTCGGCTACTGGTACGACGGTTTCTGGACGCTGTTGACCTTCGCCATGCAGATGGTGCTCATCCTCGCCACCGGCTACGTCCTCGCCTACCACCCGCTCGTCCGGCGAGCCATCGAACGCGTCGCCGCGATACCGAACAGCGGCAAGCAGGCAGTCGTCCTCGTGGGCGTGCTCGCGATGGTCGTTTCGTGGGTGCAGTGGGGGCTGGGTCTCATCGTCGGCGCGGTGCTCGCCCGCGAGATGGGCCGACAGGCCGACCGCCGCGGGCTTGCCGTCCACTATCCCCTCCTCTGTGTCGCTGGCTACATGGGTCTCGGCCTGACGTGGCACTGGGGGCTTGCGGGCTCTGCTCCGCTGTTGATGAACACACCGGGCAACGTCTTCATCGAACAGGGCATCGTCGATGGTCTCATCTCGACTTCCCAAACCATCTTCAGCACGTACTCGCTCGCACTCACGGTGTTAGGAATCGCGTACGCCGCCATCGCGCTGTATCTGCTCTCGCCCTCGCCCGAGGAGGCAGAGGGCATCACCGAGTTCGTTCCAAAGAGTCAACTCGGCGGCGCGGCCGCCGATGGCGGGCAGGAGCCGCCGACTGACTCGGCCGTCGAGTCGGCCGGTGGCGAGCGAACGATTGGCGACCGAATCAACAACAGCCGTGCGGTCGGCGCGGTCATCGCGCTCACCGGCGTCGCCGTCGCGCTCTGGACGTTCTCCCAGGAGGGGCTGGGCGCGCTCAACCTCAACGTGGTGAACTTCGCCTTCCTATTCATCGGACTGGCGCTGTTTACGCGCCCGCGAGCCTACGAGAACGAGTTCGGCGAGGCGGTCATGGCAACTAGTGGAATCATCCTCCAGTTTCCCTTCTACGCCGGTATCATCGGCATGATGAACTCGTCGGGACTGTCGACGACGCTCGCCGAGGCGCTCGTGTCGGTTTCGACGCCCACAACCTTCCCGGCCATCGCGTGGATCACAGCGGGGTTCATCAACTTCTTCGTGCCGTCCGGTGGTGGTGAGTGGACCGTCGTGGGACAAACGGTTCTCCAAGCAGCGAACGAACTCGGCGTGCCGCCCGGGAAGGCTGTCGTGGCCTACGCGGTCGGCGACGCCCATACCAACCTGTTCCAACCGTTCTGGGCGCTGCCACTGTTGGGTATCACCGGCATCCGCGCCCGCGACATGTTCGGCTACGCGGCGACGATGTTGCTCCTGCTGATCCCGTTCCTCGCCGTCGCGCTCGTCGTGATTCCCTACTAA
- a CDS encoding AMP-binding protein, whose product MTSVPDTDDIVHDPSQEFVESTNVWAFMQEYDIDDYDELVARTCGDVEGVEESGIEWFWDELVDYLDIEFYEEYDRVRDNSDGPQFSEWYPGGTINVAHNTLDRYAEGETRDEVACIWEGELGEVRELTFGDVHEQANRVANALEERGIETGDTVGLYMPMVPEVISILYGCFKVGAIAVPVFSGFGVDATATRLADAEPTVLFTGDGFYRRGSEVRLKGAADDAIAEAGHVEHTVVFDRLGLTPENDGEVPWDDTRDETWSEAVGEQSAEYDTKELDASQESMLLYSSGTTGTPKGIVHTHAGILMQCAKEIHFGFDHKDDDRFFWVSDIGWMMGPWTLIGNHALGGTVMMYEGAPDHPEPDRFWRMIDDHDLTQFGISPTAIRALRKKGDDWVAGHDLSSLRLLGSTGEPWDPESWCWFYENVGGGDTPIINISGGTEICGCFLMPMPIQSLKPCTLGGPGLGMDIDIVNAAGESVADEHERGFLVARDSCPSMTKSLWSGDDRYLEEYWSTFEDPPLWNHGDWAQKDEDGLWFLHGRADDALNVAGRKVGPAEVEAALIEHEKANQAAAVGVPDDTTGTAVVAYVVLEDGVETSDALREELTAQVGEELGKPFRPREVLFVEEFPKTQSGKIIRRAIASVYRGEELGDMDSIENPDALDAVEQAR is encoded by the coding sequence ATGACCTCCGTACCCGATACCGACGACATCGTCCACGACCCTTCACAGGAATTCGTCGAATCGACGAACGTGTGGGCGTTCATGCAGGAGTACGATATCGACGACTACGACGAACTCGTCGCCAGAACCTGCGGCGACGTTGAGGGCGTCGAGGAGTCGGGCATCGAGTGGTTCTGGGACGAACTCGTCGACTACCTCGACATCGAGTTTTACGAGGAGTACGACCGAGTGCGCGACAATTCGGATGGCCCGCAGTTCTCGGAGTGGTACCCCGGGGGGACGATCAACGTCGCGCACAACACGCTCGACCGCTACGCCGAGGGCGAGACACGGGACGAGGTGGCGTGTATCTGGGAGGGCGAACTCGGCGAGGTCCGCGAACTGACGTTCGGAGACGTTCACGAGCAGGCCAACCGGGTGGCCAACGCCCTCGAAGAGCGCGGTATCGAGACCGGCGACACCGTGGGACTGTACATGCCGATGGTCCCCGAGGTCATCTCGATCCTGTACGGCTGTTTCAAGGTCGGCGCGATCGCCGTGCCCGTCTTCTCGGGCTTTGGCGTCGATGCGACCGCCACCCGACTCGCCGACGCCGAACCCACGGTCCTCTTTACGGGCGATGGGTTCTACCGCCGCGGCAGCGAGGTCCGACTGAAAGGGGCTGCCGACGACGCCATCGCCGAGGCGGGTCACGTCGAGCACACCGTCGTCTTCGATAGGCTGGGACTAACCCCCGAGAACGACGGCGAAGTGCCGTGGGACGACACACGGGACGAGACGTGGAGCGAGGCCGTCGGCGAGCAGTCGGCCGAGTACGACACGAAGGAACTCGACGCCTCACAGGAGTCGATGCTGCTCTACTCGTCGGGGACCACCGGCACGCCGAAGGGCATCGTCCACACGCACGCGGGCATCCTCATGCAGTGTGCGAAGGAGATCCACTTCGGGTTCGACCACAAGGACGACGACCGCTTCTTCTGGGTGTCCGATATCGGCTGGATGATGGGACCGTGGACGCTCATCGGCAATCACGCCCTCGGCGGCACGGTCATGATGTACGAGGGCGCACCGGACCATCCGGAACCCGATCGGTTCTGGCGGATGATCGACGACCACGACCTCACGCAGTTTGGCATCTCGCCGACGGCCATCCGCGCGCTGCGCAAAAAGGGCGACGACTGGGTCGCCGGTCACGACCTCTCCAGTCTTCGATTACTCGGCTCGACCGGCGAGCCGTGGGACCCCGAATCGTGGTGCTGGTTCTACGAGAACGTGGGCGGCGGCGACACACCGATCATCAACATCTCCGGCGGGACCGAGATCTGTGGCTGTTTCCTGATGCCGATGCCGATACAGTCGCTGAAACCCTGCACACTCGGCGGCCCAGGGCTGGGGATGGACATCGACATCGTGAACGCGGCGGGCGAGAGCGTGGCCGACGAACACGAAAGGGGCTTTCTGGTAGCGCGCGATTCGTGTCCCTCGATGACCAAGAGCCTCTGGAGCGGCGACGACCGGTATCTGGAGGAATACTGGTCGACCTTCGAGGACCCACCGCTCTGGAATCACGGCGATTGGGCACAGAAAGACGAGGACGGCCTCTGGTTCCTGCACGGGCGGGCCGACGACGCGCTCAACGTCGCCGGGCGGAAAGTCGGTCCGGCGGAGGTCGAGGCGGCGCTCATCGAACACGAGAAAGCGAATCAGGCCGCCGCGGTCGGCGTCCCCGACGACACGACGGGAACGGCGGTGGTTGCCTACGTCGTCCTTGAAGACGGTGTGGAAACCTCGGACGCACTGCGCGAGGAACTCACGGCGCAAGTCGGCGAGGAACTCGGCAAGCCGTTCAGGCCGCGCGAAGTCCTGTTCGTCGAGGAGTTTCCGAAGACCCAGTCGGGCAAGATCATCCGCCGCGCCATCGCGTCGGTCTATCGGGGCGAGGAGTTGGGCGACATGGACTCCATCGAGAACCCCGACGCGCTCGACGCCGTCGAGCAGGCGCGATAG
- a CDS encoding DUF5799 family protein, translating into MSTRAWRDRIVGDRMTVDQEFADAVENSQFSRQQWGLIMTAVEFEIHDPETDSARLVADTEKLPHVMDELENIDARTNSMGGADDSGGIVDSLRGMLGGNDGSDEQLAAAERLAGEYADRLQTHLEERGKWDEIRAAARD; encoded by the coding sequence ATGAGCACGCGCGCGTGGCGAGACCGCATCGTCGGCGACCGGATGACCGTCGATCAGGAGTTCGCCGATGCCGTCGAAAACTCACAGTTCAGCCGCCAGCAGTGGGGATTGATCATGACGGCCGTCGAGTTCGAGATCCACGACCCGGAGACGGACTCCGCCCGCCTCGTCGCCGATACCGAGAAACTGCCCCACGTGATGGACGAACTCGAAAACATCGATGCACGAACGAACTCGATGGGCGGAGCCGACGACTCCGGCGGCATCGTCGATTCGCTCAGAGGGATGCTCGGTGGCAATGACGGTAGCGACGAGCAGCTCGCGGCGGCCGAACGGCTCGCCGGGGAGTACGCCGACCGACTACAGACCCACCTCGAAGAGCGCGGGAAGTGGGACGAGATCCGCGCCGCCGCGCGCGACTAG
- a CDS encoding DUF7557 family protein, with the protein MPEISLDEDTIDRLDALRVEEESYDEIVTELINIYETEERTLFRGGSP; encoded by the coding sequence ATGCCCGAGATTTCACTCGACGAGGACACGATAGACCGTCTCGATGCCCTCCGCGTCGAGGAAGAGTCCTACGACGAGATCGTGACCGAACTCATCAACATCTACGAGACCGAAGAGCGCACGCTCTTTCGCGGCGGCAGTCCCTAG
- a CDS encoding isocitrate/isopropylmalate dehydrogenase family protein, translated as MTETITVIPGDGIGREVVPVAVAVLDAVGDFEFTEYDAGDRVKEATGEALPEETKRAAEESDATLFGAAGESAADVVLPLRSAIDSFANVRPARAYPGVDALHPDADLVFVRENTEGVYAGIESDLTEEVRTLTRLITEPASRAIAEFGFDYAAEHDYEVTVAHKANVMRRTDGLFLDTAERVADEKGADYETALMDALAMHLVMNPADYGVVICPNLAGDMLSDLAAGLVGGLGLLPSANIGPERALFEPVHGSAPDIAGEGVANPVATVLSAAMCCEFLERSESAERIRQAVMEVLADGPHTPDLGGTAATEDVERALLDRL; from the coding sequence ATGACTGAGACCATCACCGTGATTCCGGGCGACGGCATCGGCCGCGAAGTCGTGCCGGTCGCGGTCGCGGTGCTCGACGCGGTGGGCGACTTCGAGTTCACCGAGTACGACGCCGGCGACAGGGTCAAGGAGGCGACCGGCGAGGCGCTGCCCGAAGAGACGAAACGGGCAGCCGAAGAGAGCGACGCAACACTGTTCGGTGCGGCTGGCGAGAGCGCGGCCGACGTCGTCCTCCCGCTGCGAAGCGCGATCGATTCCTTCGCGAACGTCCGCCCCGCGAGAGCCTATCCTGGCGTCGACGCGCTCCATCCCGACGCCGACCTCGTGTTCGTCCGCGAGAACACCGAGGGGGTCTACGCGGGCATCGAGAGCGACCTCACCGAGGAGGTGCGGACGCTGACCCGACTCATCACCGAACCCGCCTCGCGGGCCATCGCGGAGTTCGGGTTCGACTACGCCGCCGAGCACGACTACGAGGTGACGGTGGCGCACAAGGCGAACGTGATGCGCCGGACTGATGGGTTGTTCCTCGATACCGCCGAACGAGTGGCCGACGAGAAAGGGGCGGACTACGAGACGGCCCTGATGGACGCGTTGGCGATGCATCTCGTGATGAATCCGGCCGACTACGGCGTCGTCATCTGTCCCAATCTCGCGGGCGACATGCTCTCGGATCTGGCGGCCGGACTAGTCGGTGGTCTCGGACTGCTGCCGAGTGCGAACATCGGTCCCGAGCGCGCGCTGTTCGAACCGGTCCACGGCAGCGCACCGGACATCGCCGGCGAGGGCGTCGCCAACCCCGTGGCGACGGTGCTGAGCGCCGCGATGTGCTGTGAATTCCTCGAGAGATCGGAGAGCGCCGAGCGGATCCGACAGGCCGTGATGGAAGTCCTCGCCGACGGACCACACACCCCGGATCTCGGGGGCACGGCGGCGACCGAGGACGTCGAGCGGGCACTGCTCGACCGGCTCTGA
- the leuD gene encoding 3-isopropylmalate dehydratase small subunit, with the protein MSDSEVATVERVAGTGMPIRGNDIDTDQIIPARFLKVITFDGLGEFAFFDQRFDDDDDQKKHPMNESQYRDSSVMVVNANFGCGSSREHAPQALMRWGIDALIGESFAEIFAGNCLALGMPTVTADHETVSDIQEWIEANPDSEIEVDVADETVRYGDQEVTVEVGDAQRRALVDGVWDTTALMRSNSGAVAETAAALPYIDADD; encoded by the coding sequence ATGAGTGATTCAGAGGTCGCAACCGTCGAGCGCGTTGCGGGAACTGGGATGCCGATTCGGGGCAACGACATCGACACCGACCAGATCATTCCCGCACGCTTCCTGAAGGTCATTACCTTCGACGGTCTCGGCGAGTTCGCCTTCTTCGACCAGCGATTCGACGACGATGACGACCAGAAAAAGCACCCGATGAACGAATCGCAGTACCGAGATTCGTCGGTGATGGTCGTCAACGCCAACTTCGGCTGTGGCTCCTCGCGCGAACACGCCCCCCAAGCGCTCATGCGCTGGGGCATCGACGCGCTGATCGGCGAGTCGTTCGCCGAGATCTTCGCGGGCAACTGCCTCGCGCTCGGGATGCCGACCGTGACGGCCGACCACGAGACGGTGTCCGACATCCAGGAGTGGATTGAGGCGAACCCCGACAGCGAAATCGAGGTCGACGTCGCCGACGAGACGGTGCGCTACGGGGATCAGGAAGTGACGGTCGAGGTCGGCGACGCCCAGCGCCGGGCGCTCGTCGACGGCGTCTGGGACACGACGGCACTGATGCGGTCGAATTCGGGTGCGGTCGCCGAGACGGCCGCCGCGCTCCCCTACATCGACGCCGATGACTGA
- the leuC gene encoding 3-isopropylmalate dehydratase large subunit, which translates to MSERTLYDKVWDRHAVTELPTGQTQLFVGLHLIHEVTSPQAFGMLGERDLDVAYPDRTHATVDHIVPTADQSRPFDDDAAEEMMSELEANVRDSNIEFDDPTTGNQGIVHVIGPEQGLTQPGMTIVCGDSHTSTHGAFGALAFGIGTSQIRDVLATQTIAMDKKKVRRIEVTGDLGPGVGAKDVILTIIRRLGVDGGVGYVYEYGGEAIESLGMEGRMSICNMSIEGGARAGYVNPDETTYEWLRETDAFQDDPEKFAEYRGYWESITSDADAEYDDVVTIVGDEIEPVVTWGTTPGQGIGITEAIPDPEELPEDKQDTARRAQEHMRVEPGETMQGYDVDVAFLGSCTNARLADLREAAEVVEGREVDSSVRAMVVPGSQRVKAAAEDEGLDDVFTEAGFEWRGAGCSMCLGMNQDQLEGDQACASSSNRNFVGRQGSKEGRTVLMSPVMVAAAAVEGEVTDVRELPAVTVQ; encoded by the coding sequence ATGAGCGAGCGCACGCTCTACGATAAGGTCTGGGACAGACACGCCGTCACGGAGCTACCCACCGGTCAGACGCAGCTGTTCGTGGGCCTGCACCTCATCCACGAGGTCACGAGTCCGCAGGCCTTTGGCATGCTCGGCGAGCGCGACCTCGACGTGGCCTATCCAGACCGGACGCATGCGACCGTGGACCACATCGTGCCCACCGCGGACCAGTCCCGGCCGTTCGACGACGATGCCGCCGAAGAGATGATGAGCGAGTTGGAGGCGAACGTCCGAGACTCGAACATCGAGTTCGACGACCCGACGACTGGAAACCAGGGTATCGTCCACGTCATCGGTCCGGAGCAGGGACTCACCCAGCCCGGAATGACGATCGTCTGTGGCGATTCGCACACCTCGACGCACGGAGCCTTCGGCGCGCTCGCCTTTGGCATCGGCACCTCACAGATTCGAGATGTCTTGGCTACCCAGACGATCGCGATGGACAAGAAGAAGGTCAGACGAATCGAGGTCACGGGCGACCTCGGTCCCGGAGTGGGCGCGAAGGACGTCATCCTGACCATCATCCGCCGGCTCGGCGTCGACGGCGGCGTCGGCTACGTCTACGAATACGGGGGAGAGGCCATCGAGTCGCTTGGCATGGAGGGGCGGATGAGCATCTGTAACATGTCGATCGAAGGTGGCGCGCGGGCGGGGTACGTCAACCCCGACGAAACCACCTACGAGTGGCTCCGCGAGACGGATGCCTTCCAGGACGACCCGGAGAAGTTCGCAGAGTACAGAGGGTACTGGGAGTCGATCACCTCGGATGCGGACGCCGAGTACGACGACGTCGTGACCATCGTTGGCGACGAAATCGAACCCGTCGTGACGTGGGGCACGACGCCAGGGCAGGGCATCGGGATCACCGAAGCGATTCCCGACCCCGAAGAACTCCCCGAGGACAAGCAAGACACCGCACGGCGCGCACAGGAACACATGCGCGTCGAACCCGGCGAAACCATGCAGGGCTACGACGTCGACGTCGCCTTCCTCGGCTCGTGTACGAACGCCCGACTGGCCGACCTCCGTGAGGCCGCGGAGGTAGTGGAGGGTCGAGAGGTCGATTCCAGCGTGCGCGCGATGGTCGTGCCGGGCAGCCAGCGCGTCAAGGCGGCCGCCGAGGACGAAGGTCTCGACGATGTCTTCACCGAGGCGGGCTTCGAGTGGCGCGGCGCTGGCTGTTCGATGTGTCTCGGGATGAACCAAGACCAGTTGGAGGGTGATCAGGCCTGTGCCTCCTCGTCGAACCGGAACTTCGTCGGTCGGCAGGGTTCGAAAGAGGGAAGGACTGTGCTGATGAGTCCGGTGATGGTCGCCGCGGCGGCGGTCGAGGGTGAAGTGACCGACGTGCGCGAACTGCCGGCGGTGACGGTCCAATGA